In the genome of Aspergillus flavus chromosome 8, complete sequence, one region contains:
- a CDS encoding putative isocitrate lyase/malate synthase: MSKSIVNTNPYPFHFDASTPVQTNTNGKTQDLSVIIPNSRGKIPSLQASRLRSMVLEAHNDPSKIVAHVCSYDALSSKLCEEAGFPIVFLAGYAMASAFALPDTGYIAFQEVAAKVQEVVRATSVPVLVDGDTGYGGPMNVRRTVEGFARAGAAGIMIEDQTWPKRCGHTKGKAVVSRSEAYARWRAAVDARNEGLDIWIMARTDSLIHGYDEALERAREAIKIGVDCVFVEALPDRETMLRLRKDLDFPVFANIIEGGKTENLSAKDLAELGYSAVAYPWTLVAAKLKSIRETLEAIKGSFLVGKPPTVLSYEEVCEGVGFNRYYEMEEKYQYDGSTTGSNGYQWA; encoded by the exons TGGCAAGACACAAGACCTATCAGTCATCATCCCAAACAGCCGGGGAAAGATCCCTTCCCTCCAAGCCTCCCGGCTCCGAAGCATGGTTCTCGAAGCACACAATGATCCAAGCAAAATCGTCGCCCACGTTTGCAGCTACGACGCTTTGAGCTCCAAGTTGTGCGAAGAAGCGGGATTTCCTATCGTATTCCTTGCGGGATACGCAATGGCATCGGCCTTTGCACTGCCGGATACCGGATACATTGCCTTCCAGGAGGTGGCGGCCAAGGTTCAGGAGGTCGTGAGGGCGACTAGTGTGCCTGTTCTTGTCGATGGTGATACGGGGTATGGTGGACCAATGAATGTGAGGAGGACGGTTGAGGG GTTTGCACGAGCTGGAGCTGCTGGAATCATGATTGAGGATCAAACATGGCCAAAAC GCTGCGGCCacacaaaaggaaaagccgTTGTCTCCCGAAGCGAAGCCTACGCCCGCTGGCGCGCAGCCGTCGACGCCCGTAACGAAGGCCTCGATATCTGGATTATGGCCCGAACTGATAGTCTCATTCACGGCTACGATGAAGCCCTGGAAAGAGCTCGGGAAGCTATCAAGATTGGTGTTGACTGTGTATTCGTCGAAGCGCTCCCCGACCGTGAAACCATGTTACGTCTGCGGAAGGACCTTGACTTCCCTGTCTTTGCCAACATTATTGAAGGCGGGAAGACAGAGAACCTCTCTGCTAAGGACTTGGCTGAGCTGGGATACTCTGCCGTTGCGTATCCCTGGACCTTGGTCGCGGCTAAATTGAAGAGTATCCGGGAGACACTGGAGGCTATTAAGGGGTCATTCTTGGTAGGAAAGCCACCCACGGTTTTGTCGTATGAAGAGGTCTGTGAAGGTGTCGGATTCAATAGGTACtatgagatggaggagaagtaTCAGTACGATGGGTCGACAACTGGGAGTAATGGATACCAGTGGGCTTGA
- a CDS encoding peptidylarginine deiminase (porphyromonas-type peptidyl-arginine deiminase superfamily) produces MANLLRRYVAPAETARHVATILGFPSKISIAANYYEDACKEIASLASAISAFEPVRLYTRPEDVSRARDLVSKSIPIFNGTDSNINIIPFSTNHLWVRDTGPVYVYGTGAHAKDRFAVNFRFSEWGKKDDIGDHYRATDGLDWPVMGPEQVRENATFAQQVIGNDTSPAPVVQVESKICLEGGALVLDGDGTLLATESSILNENRNPGLSRAEIEEELQRLLGVEKIIWFPGRRDLDVTDVHADAELNFVRPGVVVLSKPHPSVPQPWQDVHNEIRDILDREVDAKGRRFEVHIVEEPDPTIFGDLSYPDPATNYVNFYFVNGGLILPQFGDPVKDAEAVSTLQKLCPEHKVTQVPVRGLPLAGGVIHCSTQPVVAVGEQ; encoded by the coding sequence ATGGCCAACCTGCTGCGCAGATATGTTGCCCCGGCAGAGACTGCTCGTCACGTCGCGACGATCCTGGGATTCCCTTCAAAGATCTCAATCGCTGCAAACTACTATGAGGACGCGTGCAAGGAGATCGCCAGTCTAGCCTCTGCGATCTCTGCCTTTGAGCCAGTGCGTCTGTACACGCGTCCAGAAGATGTTTCGAGAGCACGAGACTTGGTTAGCAAAAGTATCCCCATTTTCAACGGCACAGATTCAAACATCAATATCATTCCGTTCAGCACAAATCATTTGTGGGTCCGCGACACCGGTCCCGTCTATGTCTATGGAACTGGCGCGCATGCCAAAGATCGCTTTGCTGTTAACTTTCGGTTCAGTGAATGGGGCAAGAAGGACGACATCGGCGATCATTACCGAGCTACAGATGGGCTAGACTGGCCCGTGATGGGACCTGAGCAAGTCAGAGAGAATGCGACCTTTGCTCAACAAGTCATCGGCAATGACACCTCTCCAGCCCCAGTAGTTCAGGTCGAGTCCAAGATTTGCTTGGAAGGTGGCGCATTAGTTCTGGATGGTGATGGCACGCTCCTCGCGACGGAGAGCAGCATCTTGAACGAGAACCGCAACCCGGGCCTCTCTCGTGCTGAGATCGAAGAGGAACTGCAACGACTGTTGGgcgtggagaagatcatctgGTTCCCCGGCAGGCGAGATCTTGATGTCACAGATGTCCATGCAGACGCCGAGCTGAACTTTGTTCGACCGGGTGTGGTAGTCCTCTCCAAGCCACATCCCAGTGTACCGCAGCCTTGGCAGGATGTGCACAACGAGATCCGAGATATTTTGGACCGGGAGGTCGATGCAAAGGGGCGTCGATTTGAGGTACATATCGTGGAGGAGCCGGATCCCACTATATTTGGAGACTTATCTTATCCTGATCCTGCAACGAATTATGTCAACTTCTACTTTGTCAATGGCGGTCTCATTCTCCCTCAATTTGGGGATCCAGTTAAAGATGCAGAGGCTGTTTCCACGTTGCAGAAGCTGTGCCCTGAACATAAGGTCACACAGGTACCCGTCCGTGGCCTCCCGTTGGCTGGCGGTGTTATACACTGCTCGACCCAGCCTGTCGTTGCGGTCGGCGAGCAGTGA